DNA from Lentilitoribacter sp. Alg239-R112:
CACGCGCCGCGCAACATCATGCCGCGCTGGGATTGAAGGGAAGGCACGCGTATCGTCATTAAAGCCGACACTATTGTAAAACCCTGCTGTTTCTGTTGTGAATTGACGAAAGCGCATCATTCCTTCAGGGCTATCATGAAACCACCATGCAGGGCCAAGTTTTAAACATGGATAAGCCCCAGCAAGGGGAGCAAATTCACGCGCATATACTGATTCATCTAAAGTGAAGAGGATAATTGAAAGGTTTTTCTCCATCCCGAACTTATTCAACAATGGTTGGAGTGCAGACACATATTCAGTTCGTGCAGGGATATCAAAGCCCTTGTCGCGACCATATTGATCGAATACCCGATTATTGTGATTCCGGTGCGATCCACAATGCAACTGCATGACTAAACCATCATCAATGCTCATAGAGGCCATTTCTGTGAGCATCTGCGCACAGAAAAGATCATGATCCGATGTTGTTCCCTGCCCGCTCATAATTTTCGCAAATAATATTTCAGCCTCTGTCGTGCTTAAGTCCGCGGTTTGAGCCGTTGTAAAACCATGATCTGTCGCTGTCGCACCGAGTGATTTAAAATATGATCGACGAGTGCGATGCGCATTTAAATAACCCTGCCAGCTATATGTATCCTCACCCGTCAGCTCACCAAGTTTTGCAACACTGCTCATAAACTCGCTATGATTCGGGTCAATTGCAGCATCAGGCCGGTAAGTCGGCACAACCAAGCCTTGCCAACCATCCTCAACAATCTTCTTGTGATACTTCAAGTCATCTGTGCAGGCGTCAGTTGTAGCAATAATTTCGATGTTAAATTGATCATATAATGCGCGCGGTCGAAACTCATCCGACCTGACCTTTTCAGATATAAGATCATAGATTTCGTCAGCGGTTTCTGCATCAAGCCGCTTTTCAATTCCGAAAAGTTTTTCAAAGGTATAATCCAACCAGAGCCGTGAAGGCGTTCCACGAAATAGATAATAATGCTTAGCAAAGAGTTTCCAGATCTTATGGCTATCTGTCGTATAGAAGGAATCATCTTTGGGTTCGATACCGAGATCTGAATATGATAGACCTTGTGAGACCAACATCCGCAAAATATAGTGATCAGGAGTGATCAACAACTTCGCGGGATCGGGGAATAACTCATTTTCTGAAAACCAAGAGGGCTCAGTATGCCCATGTGGGCAGATCAGAGGCAGCTTTTCAATTTGTGAAAAAATTTCACGCGCAATTATCCGCTGTTCATTATCAATTGGAAATAATCTATCTTCACTCAGCATTTCATTACTCTGCTACATCGAAACTGCATTAATGCGTTCGCTGATCGAATTAACTCGGTCAACTATACTTGACGATGATAGATACCACAGATCATTTTTTTGCACACCCGATCAGAAGTGCGGCATCAATCATCCCACTATATCAATGTAACATCTTATATATATTCATACATACATGTTTTTTAAAGCCGAGAAGAATGGCCAAATAAACTCCCTCAATTCGCCGGATAATCAGATAGACAGCGCAATTCACACAAGAATTGGCACCGAAACTCATATGTACAAAGGTGAAATAAGTGACACATCATAAGATTTTCAAAGAGTTGCGATTTATCTTCATTTTATTGTTGCAATTCATTTCATCTTGCGCCATATAGCGCAGGTCTTCAGTGACACACGTATTCATAATACCTCAGAATACGATGTTGAGCGGGTGTAGCTCAGGGGTAGAGCATAACCTTGCCAAGGTTAGGGTCGAGCGTTCGAATCGCTTCACCCGCTCCAATTTTTCTCAATAGTATCAATATGTTGCAGCCGGGACACTTTTACCTCAAATTTGGCACTGCCAAATATTGCCAAATGCTGAGCGGTTTTGTATTGCCCAACCACAATCTAGGGTTCCGATGGAATCCATCAAATAATCATAGTTGCAAATTTATCAGATAAACAATACCGTAATAATTCAATGAACTTTGACTTAAGTGAACGAATTAATGAATCAGGTTGTACCACTTCTTCAGCGACTGTCGTCAGAAATAAACCAAGAACAGAAAAAGAGTTTGGAACGTTTTTTAGGGGACTTGTATCTATATGTTCAAAAACGCGACCAAGCAGATGATGACGATCTAGAAACAAAGCTAGTGAGCGCAAACAGGACTATGGAAATCAAAAATGCAGAACAAAGTTTGGAGTCCTTTGTCATGCTATTAGAACAGTATCAGTATTTTCCGTCGGGGCAAAAGCTCTTCGGATTTTTTTTAGGCCGTATACACGACGTGTTTTGTCATCAGATTTTGAACCGCATTAATAGTTTAAACGATTCCGACATAGATCGTATTATCCAGACAGAAATCATAGACCAAACTATAACGGATATGGGTGAAGGGTTTGAGCATTTTACACTAACACACAAACACGTGAGAGGCATGGTGTACTACT
Protein-coding regions in this window:
- the uxaC gene encoding glucuronate isomerase, producing MLSEDRLFPIDNEQRIIAREIFSQIEKLPLICPHGHTEPSWFSENELFPDPAKLLITPDHYILRMLVSQGLSYSDLGIEPKDDSFYTTDSHKIWKLFAKHYYLFRGTPSRLWLDYTFEKLFGIEKRLDAETADEIYDLISEKVRSDEFRPRALYDQFNIEIIATTDACTDDLKYHKKIVEDGWQGLVVPTYRPDAAIDPNHSEFMSSVAKLGELTGEDTYSWQGYLNAHRTRRSYFKSLGATATDHGFTTAQTADLSTTEAEILFAKIMSGQGTTSDHDLFCAQMLTEMASMSIDDGLVMQLHCGSHRNHNNRVFDQYGRDKGFDIPARTEYVSALQPLLNKFGMEKNLSIILFTLDESVYAREFAPLAGAYPCLKLGPAWWFHDSPEGMMRFRQFTTETAGFYNSVGFNDDTRAFPSIPARHDVARRVDASFLSGQVAQHILDIDEAIEVAIDLTYRLPKSAYNFKF
- a CDS encoding ABC-three component system protein, whose product is MNQVVPLLQRLSSEINQEQKKSLERFLGDLYLYVQKRDQADDDDLETKLVSANRTMEIKNAEQSLESFVMLLEQYQYFPSGQKLFGFFLGRIHDVFCHQILNRINSLNDSDIDRIIQTEIIDQTITDMGEGFEHFTLTHKHVRGMVYYLADRCFVRWDKKCTA